The Piliocolobus tephrosceles isolate RC106 chromosome 2, ASM277652v3, whole genome shotgun sequence genome window below encodes:
- the STRIT1 gene encoding sarcoplasmic/endoplasmic reticulum calcium ATPase regulator DWORF has protein sequence MAEKAGSTFSHLLVPILLLIGWIVGCIIMIYVVFS, from the exons ATGGCTGAAAAAG CAGGGTCTACATTTTCACACCTTCTGGTTCCTATTCTTCTCCTGATTGGCTGGATTGTGGGCTGCATCATAATGATTTATGTTGTCTTCTCTTAG